The Geobacter sp. AOG2 genome includes a window with the following:
- a CDS encoding ABC transporter permease → MIEGILVEGLIYGIMVLGVFITFRVLDFPDLTVDGSFPLGAALMAQCILLDVNLWLALLIAFVGGVIAGMVTALIHNHLKVPNLLAGILTMTMLYSINIRILGNRANVPILQHETILTKVSERFADIIPDEYILLLFFIVVAIVIKVLIDMFFRTDLGMTMGAMGNNEQMVISQGVNPKTLKTIGVGLSNGLVAVSGAFAAQYLGFADVGLGQGVIISGLASVMIGEFLIMKSNRIGVLTLCAILGSILFHAVMYLGRYYGYTVKMTPNDLNLIKGILIIILLVLTQTKKLKKVAVKAMVEK, encoded by the coding sequence ATGATCGAAGGTATCCTGGTAGAAGGTCTGATTTACGGAATTATGGTCCTGGGGGTATTTATTACCTTCAGGGTATTGGATTTTCCCGACTTGACGGTGGACGGTTCCTTTCCTCTGGGGGCCGCCCTGATGGCGCAGTGCATCCTGCTCGACGTGAACCTTTGGCTGGCGCTCTTGATTGCGTTTGTCGGCGGGGTGATCGCGGGCATGGTTACAGCGTTGATCCACAACCATCTCAAGGTGCCCAATCTTTTGGCCGGCATCCTGACCATGACCATGCTCTACTCCATCAATATCCGCATCCTGGGCAATCGGGCCAATGTGCCGATCCTCCAGCATGAAACCATTCTGACCAAAGTTTCCGAACGGTTTGCGGACATTATCCCGGATGAGTATATCCTGCTCCTGTTCTTCATCGTGGTGGCCATCGTCATAAAGGTCCTGATCGACATGTTCTTCCGCACCGACTTGGGCATGACCATGGGGGCCATGGGCAACAACGAGCAGATGGTTATCTCCCAGGGGGTTAACCCCAAAACCCTGAAAACCATCGGCGTGGGCCTCTCCAACGGCCTGGTGGCCGTATCCGGCGCCTTTGCGGCACAGTATCTCGGCTTTGCCGATGTGGGGTTGGGCCAGGGGGTCATCATCTCCGGCCTGGCTTCCGTCATGATCGGCGAGTTCCTGATCATGAAGAGCAACCGCATCGGCGTATTAACCCTCTGCGCCATCCTTGGCTCCATTCTTTTCCATGCGGTGATGTATCTGGGGCGGTATTACGGATACACCGTCAAGATGACGCCCAATGACCTGAACCTGATCAAGGGCATCCTGATCATTATACTACTGGTTCTGACCCAGACAAAGAAACTGAAAAAGGTTGCCGTCAAGGCAATGGTGGAAAAATGA
- a CDS encoding ABC transporter ATP-binding protein encodes MIELKNISMLFNPGTVNENLAISDISLKVKEGDFITVIGSNGAGKSTLFNLIAGTVIPSRGSIHAGGREITREPEYRRARYIGRIFQNPLLGTASNMSLEDNMMITYRKGFKWLKRSLNNKMRDYFRSELVQLKMGLEDRMKENLAMFSGGQRQALTLLMMVLSKPELILLDEHTAALDPKNAQIVLELTNKFIKEYKLTSMMITHNMSHAIEFGNRLLMMDKGEIIFDVEGDAKRELTVEKLIEKFHEIRHTSFEDDKTLLSNG; translated from the coding sequence ATGATCGAGCTAAAAAATATATCCATGCTCTTTAACCCCGGTACCGTAAACGAGAACCTGGCCATCAGCGATATCAGCCTGAAGGTCAAGGAGGGTGATTTCATTACCGTTATCGGCAGCAACGGCGCCGGAAAGTCCACACTCTTCAACCTTATCGCCGGCACGGTCATTCCGAGCCGGGGTTCCATCCATGCCGGCGGCAGGGAGATCACGCGGGAGCCGGAGTATCGGCGGGCCAGGTACATTGGCAGGATATTCCAGAATCCGCTTCTTGGCACAGCCTCCAACATGAGCCTGGAAGACAACATGATGATCACCTACCGGAAGGGGTTCAAGTGGCTGAAGCGGAGTCTGAACAACAAGATGAGGGATTACTTCAGGTCGGAACTGGTTCAGTTGAAGATGGGACTGGAGGACCGGATGAAGGAAAACCTCGCCATGTTTTCCGGCGGGCAACGCCAAGCCCTCACTCTGCTGATGATGGTCCTCTCCAAGCCTGAGCTTATCCTGCTGGATGAACACACGGCAGCGCTCGACCCCAAGAACGCCCAGATCGTTCTGGAACTCACCAACAAGTTTATCAAGGAATACAAGCTTACTTCAATGATGATCACCCACAACATGAGCCACGCCATCGAATTCGGCAACCGTCTGCTGATGATGGACAAAGGTGAGATCATTTTCGATGTGGAGGGTGATGCAAAACGGGAGCTGACGGTGGAAAAGCTGATCGAAAAATTCCACGAAATCCGTCATACATCCTTTGAAGACGACAAGACGCTTCTTTCCAACGGATAA
- a CDS encoding SDR family NAD(P)-dependent oxidoreductase codes for MDLQLNGKKALVSGSTKGIGLAIAIALAREGAHVVINGRSDDALTAALGQIRSAVPNAEVEGFHGDLSQAADVDRLRRVLPALDVLVNNLGIYEPKPFEEIPDEEWRRFFEVNVLSGVRLARQYLPGMKEQNWGRIIFISSESGIQIPAEMIHYGMTKTAQLAVSRGIAETCAGTGVTVNAILPGPTHTAGVDGFVEKLSGGASFADFEKEFFRTVRPASLLKRFATPEEVANLAVYVCSPLSSATNGAALRVDGGVVRACF; via the coding sequence GTGGACTTGCAACTTAACGGTAAAAAGGCCCTCGTCTCAGGCTCAACCAAGGGGATCGGCCTTGCCATAGCTATTGCCCTGGCACGGGAAGGGGCACATGTCGTCATCAACGGGCGGAGCGACGATGCCCTGACGGCCGCGCTGGGACAGATCAGGAGTGCCGTGCCGAACGCAGAGGTGGAAGGTTTTCATGGCGACCTTTCCCAAGCCGCGGACGTCGACAGACTGCGCCGGGTATTGCCGGCCCTCGATGTTCTGGTAAACAATCTGGGAATCTACGAGCCGAAGCCTTTCGAGGAGATTCCCGACGAAGAGTGGCGACGCTTTTTCGAGGTCAACGTGTTGAGCGGCGTCCGCCTGGCACGGCAGTATCTTCCCGGCATGAAGGAGCAAAACTGGGGAAGGATCATCTTCATCAGCAGTGAGAGCGGTATTCAAATCCCGGCCGAGATGATCCACTACGGCATGACCAAAACAGCACAGCTGGCGGTTTCACGGGGAATTGCCGAGACATGCGCCGGTACGGGGGTAACGGTCAATGCGATCCTGCCGGGCCCAACCCACACGGCGGGTGTAGACGGATTTGTTGAAAAACTCAGTGGCGGAGCGTCCTTTGCCGACTTTGAAAAGGAGTTTTTCCGGACGGTCCGCCCAGCCTCTCTTCTCAAAAGATTTGCCACCCCGGAAGAGGTTGCGAATCTGGCCGTCTATGTGTGCAGCCCCCTCTCATCCGCCACTAATGGTGCGGCTCTGCGGGTTGACGGCGGCGTGGTGCGAGCATGTTTCTAA
- a CDS encoding FKBP-type peptidyl-prolyl cis-trans isomerase — translation MRRLLLAVLITLIAIPAFAAEAPQTEEQKTLYAIGLIMARQLSVFSLSPAELDMVKQGLSDGITGTKPLVNVEAYQKKVQELATARRNAQGEKLAIAAKDFIAKAAKEKGAITTKSGLVYLPLKEGNGASPAASDKVKVQYRGTLIDGTEFDSSYKRGEPAEFPLNRVIPCWTEGVQMMKPGGKAKLVCPAATAYGEKGAGPIPANATLVFEIELLNVTKEK, via the coding sequence ATGCGCAGACTACTTTTAGCCGTTCTTATCACCCTGATCGCCATCCCGGCTTTTGCTGCGGAGGCACCGCAAACCGAAGAGCAAAAGACCCTGTATGCCATCGGCCTTATCATGGCCCGCCAACTTTCCGTATTCAGCCTCTCCCCCGCCGAACTCGATATGGTCAAGCAGGGATTGTCGGACGGCATAACAGGGACAAAGCCTCTGGTGAATGTGGAGGCCTATCAAAAGAAAGTTCAGGAACTGGCCACCGCCCGCCGTAATGCCCAAGGAGAAAAACTGGCAATTGCGGCAAAGGACTTCATTGCCAAGGCAGCCAAGGAAAAAGGGGCCATCACAACCAAGTCGGGCTTAGTCTATCTGCCGTTGAAAGAGGGTAATGGAGCATCTCCGGCTGCCAGCGACAAGGTTAAGGTGCAGTACCGCGGCACGCTGATCGACGGCACGGAGTTCGACAGTTCCTATAAACGCGGCGAGCCGGCCGAGTTTCCCTTGAACCGTGTGATTCCCTGCTGGACCGAAGGCGTGCAGATGATGAAACCGGGCGGCAAAGCCAAGCTGGTTTGTCCGGCGGCAACCGCCTACGGCGAAAAGGGCGCCGGTCCCATTCCGGCCAACGCGACGCTGGTATTCGAGATTGAACTGCTCAACGTGACGAAAGAAAAATAA
- a CDS encoding HDOD domain-containing protein, which yields MPISLTIRRLLSIQPIDLPVFHPIALKLVHLLSDQNFTIDELASTANDDQALAGQILNMANSSSYIGRVKVETIKDALIRLGAHHVSNLAMAASQAALHSSHNSTVNAIMRELWLHSHGCAVGCRWVAMNTGHRALAEQAYLAGLLHDVGKLYLVKALERITNAGVAQAALERDLLLEIFAELHVEQGTRLMEHWSMPSVYRAAVDKHSCERFDPDDMVLVIVRLVNMATRMCGLSLVAGSDQPFMELPEVALLGLSEQQLAELVQVLEESRHTSFLSPPP from the coding sequence ATGCCCATCTCGCTGACGATCCGGCGACTTCTGTCGATACAGCCTATCGATCTGCCGGTTTTCCATCCCATAGCCCTGAAGCTGGTCCACCTGCTTTCCGATCAGAATTTTACCATAGATGAATTGGCGAGCACCGCCAACGACGACCAAGCCCTGGCCGGACAGATCCTGAACATGGCCAATTCGTCCAGTTACATTGGGCGGGTCAAGGTAGAAACCATCAAGGACGCGCTTATCCGCCTGGGAGCGCATCATGTCTCCAACCTGGCCATGGCGGCTTCTCAGGCTGCACTGCATTCCTCCCACAATAGCACGGTCAATGCCATAATGCGGGAGTTGTGGCTCCATTCCCACGGCTGTGCCGTCGGCTGCCGATGGGTTGCCATGAATACCGGGCATCGCGCGCTGGCGGAACAGGCCTACCTGGCGGGATTGCTCCACGATGTGGGCAAATTGTACCTGGTCAAGGCTCTGGAACGGATAACCAACGCCGGGGTCGCCCAGGCTGCGCTGGAGAGGGACCTGTTACTGGAAATATTCGCTGAACTGCATGTGGAGCAGGGGACTCGCCTGATGGAGCATTGGAGCATGCCATCCGTCTATCGTGCCGCCGTCGACAAGCATTCCTGCGAGCGCTTCGATCCCGACGACATGGTCCTTGTCATTGTCCGGCTCGTGAATATGGCTACTCGCATGTGTGGTTTAAGCCTCGTCGCCGGGTCGGACCAACCGTTTATGGAACTCCCCGAGGTAGCCCTGCTCGGCCTGAGCGAGCAACAGCTCGCCGAGCTTGTGCAGGTTTTGGAAGAGTCCCGCCACACCTCCTTCCTGTCCCCCCCTCCCTGA
- a CDS encoding lytic transglycosylase domain-containing protein, translated as MDMKHLAMACLWAMIAVGVAWRDAYPFCFEEAGEMYGINPLVLRSIARVESNFDPDAINKNNNGTFDIGLMQINTIWKPVLGEQRWKNLGDACYNTKTGAWILATCIAKYGYNWKAIGCYNSQTPEKSEAYARKVFGHLKQLEHHKEPQPVDSNIKAVMLGQIDDLVQSAQQGRGAKRVVKFVPYVRVSRQTLRRPPPLPAGKTVVPPEVSGSDSARVSPAPTPP; from the coding sequence ATGGATATGAAACATCTGGCGATGGCGTGCCTTTGGGCCATGATTGCTGTTGGTGTTGCCTGGCGGGATGCCTACCCGTTCTGTTTCGAGGAGGCCGGGGAGATGTACGGCATAAACCCGCTGGTCTTGAGGTCGATCGCCAGGGTTGAGTCGAATTTCGACCCTGACGCTATCAACAAGAATAACAATGGAACCTTCGATATCGGCTTGATGCAGATCAATACCATCTGGAAACCGGTACTCGGCGAACAGCGGTGGAAGAACCTGGGGGACGCCTGTTACAATACGAAAACCGGCGCCTGGATACTGGCCACCTGCATCGCCAAATACGGTTACAACTGGAAGGCCATCGGTTGCTACAACAGCCAGACGCCGGAAAAGAGTGAGGCCTATGCCAGGAAGGTATTCGGCCACCTGAAGCAACTGGAACATCATAAAGAGCCCCAGCCGGTGGACAGTAACATCAAAGCGGTCATGCTGGGCCAGATAGACGACCTCGTCCAATCTGCACAACAGGGCAGGGGAGCGAAAAGGGTCGTCAAGTTTGTCCCCTATGTGCGTGTTTCCCGACAGACCCTGCGCAGACCGCCGCCCCTCCCTGCCGGGAAGACCGTTGTGCCGCCGGAGGTTTCCGGGAGCGACTCGGCAAGGGTTTCCCCGGCTCCAACTCCCCCATAA
- a CDS encoding serine/threonine protein kinase: protein MSDSPHPFQRLTPALIMDAVESQGFRCDCRTLALNSYENRVYQVGIEDGQPLIAKFYRPGRWSDEQIVEEHRFSFDLAEHELSVVAPWANAAGGSLFHHDGFRFALYPRQGGHAPEFDNLDNLLILGRMLGRIHRIGAVQPFISRPALDSRSFGHASVQLIRERFIPEEYRASYTAVTDQLLTAVDTLVAEAGPIRSIRTHGDCHGGNILWRDDAPHFVDFDDARMAPAVQDLWMMLSGDRQRRIAQLEVLIEGYNEFFEFNPLELRLVEALRALRMLHYSAWLASRWEDPIFPATFPWFNTVRYWGEHILDLREQLAALDEPPLELG from the coding sequence ATGTCAGATAGCCCGCACCCTTTCCAACGTCTTACCCCCGCCCTCATCATGGATGCCGTTGAAAGTCAGGGGTTTCGCTGCGATTGCCGCACCCTTGCCCTGAATAGTTACGAGAACCGCGTTTACCAGGTCGGCATCGAGGACGGGCAACCGCTGATCGCCAAGTTCTACCGCCCCGGCCGCTGGAGTGACGAACAGATCGTCGAAGAGCACCGCTTCTCTTTCGACCTGGCCGAACATGAGCTGTCGGTGGTCGCTCCCTGGGCCAATGCCGCAGGTGGGAGCCTGTTCCACCACGACGGGTTCCGTTTCGCCCTCTACCCCCGTCAGGGGGGGCATGCCCCGGAATTCGACAATCTTGACAACCTGCTGATACTGGGCCGTATGCTCGGTCGAATTCATCGTATAGGTGCCGTACAGCCGTTTATCAGCCGGCCGGCCCTCGACAGCCGGAGCTTCGGCCATGCCAGCGTCCAATTGATCCGTGAACGTTTTATCCCGGAGGAGTACCGGGCAAGCTACACCGCCGTGACCGACCAACTGCTCACGGCCGTGGATACTCTTGTGGCCGAGGCCGGACCGATCCGTTCCATTCGTACCCACGGCGACTGCCATGGCGGCAATATCCTGTGGCGGGACGATGCCCCCCATTTTGTGGATTTCGACGATGCGCGCATGGCCCCGGCGGTGCAGGACCTCTGGATGATGCTTTCCGGCGACCGTCAACGCCGGATCGCCCAATTGGAAGTACTGATCGAGGGGTACAACGAGTTTTTTGAATTCAATCCGCTGGAATTGCGGCTGGTCGAAGCCTTGCGCGCCCTGCGCATGCTTCATTACAGCGCCTGGCTGGCCAGCCGATGGGAAGACCCGATCTTTCCCGCCACGTTTCCCTGGTTCAATACCGTTCGCTACTGGGGGGAACACATCCTTGACCTGCGAGAGCAACTGGCGGCTCTCGATGAACCGCCGCTGGAGCTGGGATAG
- a CDS encoding J domain-containing protein — MTPGLEAQLMDACRILFPTAEINREFLCYIQPDGLKNAYRNRAWECHPDAVGGESDRVRRTELFRRSVEAYKLLSDYLKKRKPTIHLRPANSPRPAFPQVKTIGRVEGEQYYEGSLPSIELKIGLYLYYSGVVSYQAVVRALMWQRDLRPPLGDFACKWGWLREDDVAAILRATHIVGSFGERAIAMGLLSQSQLNIILLHQRSMQQPIGRYFVLNSLVSEPGLRHHLRELTRHNRLVRESRL; from the coding sequence ATGACACCCGGTCTGGAAGCACAACTGATGGATGCGTGCCGCATCCTGTTCCCCACGGCGGAGATCAACAGGGAATTCCTCTGTTACATTCAGCCGGACGGCCTCAAAAACGCATATCGGAATCGCGCCTGGGAATGTCATCCCGATGCGGTCGGCGGGGAGAGTGACCGAGTCAGGCGCACGGAGCTGTTTCGTCGTTCGGTCGAAGCTTACAAGCTGTTGAGCGACTACCTCAAAAAACGGAAGCCCACGATCCACCTGCGCCCAGCGAACAGCCCGAGACCGGCCTTTCCGCAGGTCAAAACCATTGGGCGCGTCGAGGGCGAACAGTACTACGAGGGGTCGTTGCCTTCCATTGAATTGAAAATAGGCCTCTATCTCTACTATAGCGGCGTCGTCTCCTACCAGGCGGTGGTTCGAGCGCTCATGTGGCAGAGAGACCTGCGCCCACCGCTGGGCGATTTTGCCTGCAAATGGGGGTGGCTCAGGGAAGATGACGTTGCGGCGATCCTGCGCGCGACCCATATCGTTGGCTCATTCGGCGAACGGGCGATAGCGATGGGGCTTCTTTCCCAGTCCCAGCTCAATATTATCCTGCTTCACCAGCGGTCGATGCAACAACCTATCGGGCGTTATTTCGTCCTGAACTCCCTGGTCTCCGAACCGGGCCTGCGCCATCATTTGCGCGAGCTCACCCGCCACAATCGCCTGGTGCGCGAATCCCGGCTCTGA
- a CDS encoding SpoIIE family protein phosphatase has translation MEFGSIRSKFIVVIVLVYLVIGSVTMFAFYTGSNRIIDVFAQRFATKEALLEKNKILSIIDREVVLARKMADDPVLKRWAVAENNPQAKREALEQLESYRRSFRDHSCNITLNSSRTYYMFTGEGVPGRPATTVLHADNPADKWYFATMRNVDDFALNLDYDRLIKKSKVWINAIVRGAGGEKLGIASSGIDITDFLNKIVYSKEQGLSTILIDGSGIVQAHEDRKIVEHNANERDEGKKVTIYRLMDDPRKQEQMRTAIATLSSQKSEVVAFPARFGGKKYLAAVSFMPGVGWFNVVLVDVSRVISMREFLPIVVVMFVSLLLVIVTIALLMNRMVLAPLTSLSAATRQVAGGRYDITLPVTRNDEIGELTATFNTMTETVSDYTNNLETKVRERTDELSAANRMVEESRNRIMESISYARIIQASILPEPDLMSRCLGEHAVLYRPKEIVGGDFYYLRELPGRSLLACIDCTGHGVPGAFMTMTVNSVMNHVVDVVCSDDPARILGELNRVMQQTLHLRDVDAGFDIALCMLDRYAGRLLFAGAGLSLYIATAEGVHEIKGDHQRVGYKGSRLDFVYTNHEVALTSGDTCYLTTDGLLDEPGGDLRYGFGSERFKAMLAGYGRLALPAQADAFERILSDYRGTNPQRDDVTLVGFRPKPW, from the coding sequence ATGGAATTTGGCAGCATCAGATCAAAGTTTATTGTCGTCATCGTGCTCGTGTATCTGGTAATCGGCTCGGTGACGATGTTTGCCTTTTATACCGGCAGCAACCGCATCATTGATGTTTTTGCCCAGCGTTTTGCCACGAAAGAAGCCTTGCTGGAGAAAAACAAGATCCTTTCCATCATCGACCGCGAGGTGGTACTGGCTCGGAAGATGGCGGACGACCCGGTTCTAAAGAGATGGGCCGTGGCGGAAAACAACCCCCAGGCGAAGCGAGAGGCCCTGGAGCAGTTGGAGAGTTACCGGCGATCCTTTCGGGATCATAGCTGCAACATTACCCTCAACTCTTCCCGCACCTACTATATGTTCACCGGCGAGGGGGTGCCCGGCAGGCCGGCAACCACGGTCCTGCATGCCGACAACCCGGCGGACAAGTGGTACTTCGCCACCATGCGCAACGTTGACGACTTTGCCCTCAATCTCGACTACGACCGGCTGATCAAGAAAAGCAAGGTCTGGATCAACGCCATCGTGAGAGGGGCGGGTGGCGAAAAGCTCGGAATCGCCAGCAGCGGTATCGATATCACCGATTTTCTCAACAAGATCGTCTATTCCAAGGAACAAGGGCTTTCGACCATACTGATCGATGGTTCGGGTATCGTCCAGGCCCACGAAGACCGGAAGATCGTTGAACACAACGCCAATGAGCGGGATGAAGGGAAGAAGGTTACCATCTATCGCTTGATGGACGATCCCCGGAAACAGGAACAGATGCGAACGGCCATTGCCACGCTTTCTTCCCAGAAAAGCGAGGTGGTGGCGTTTCCTGCCCGTTTCGGCGGAAAAAAGTATCTGGCCGCCGTTTCCTTCATGCCGGGGGTCGGCTGGTTCAATGTAGTCCTGGTGGATGTCTCCCGCGTCATCAGCATGCGTGAGTTTCTCCCCATTGTCGTCGTCATGTTCGTATCGCTTCTGCTGGTGATAGTAACCATCGCCCTTCTCATGAACCGCATGGTGCTGGCGCCCCTTACCAGTCTGTCCGCCGCCACCCGTCAGGTCGCCGGCGGGCGGTACGACATCACGCTTCCGGTCACGAGGAACGATGAGATCGGTGAACTGACGGCCACCTTCAATACCATGACCGAGACGGTCTCCGACTACACCAATAATCTGGAGACAAAGGTCAGGGAACGGACCGACGAGCTTTCCGCCGCCAACCGGATGGTGGAGGAGTCCCGGAACAGGATCATGGAGAGCATCAGCTATGCGCGCATAATCCAGGCCTCCATCCTGCCCGAACCGGACCTCATGTCGCGTTGTCTCGGTGAGCACGCCGTGCTGTACCGGCCCAAGGAGATCGTGGGGGGGGACTTCTACTACCTGCGGGAGTTGCCCGGCCGCTCCTTGCTGGCATGCATCGACTGCACCGGACATGGCGTCCCCGGTGCGTTCATGACCATGACCGTCAACTCGGTCATGAACCACGTGGTCGATGTTGTCTGTTCCGACGATCCGGCCCGCATCCTGGGCGAACTGAACCGCGTCATGCAGCAGACGCTGCATCTGCGCGACGTGGATGCGGGATTCGATATCGCCCTCTGCATGCTTGACCGGTACGCCGGGCGGCTGTTGTTCGCCGGTGCCGGGCTCTCGCTCTACATTGCAACGGCAGAAGGGGTGCATGAAATCAAGGGAGACCATCAACGGGTAGGCTACAAGGGTTCCCGGCTTGATTTTGTCTATACCAACCATGAGGTCGCTCTCACTTCGGGAGACACCTGCTATCTCACCACCGATGGGCTTTTGGACGAACCGGGTGGCGACTTGCGCTACGGCTTCGGTTCGGAGCGCTTCAAAGCGATGCTGGCCGGGTATGGCCGCCTTGCCCTGCCGGCGCAGGCCGATGCCTTCGAACGTATCCTGTCGGACTACCGGGGTACTAACCCGCAACGTGACGACGTTACCTTGGTGGGCTTCCGTCCCAAGCCCTGGTAA
- a CDS encoding SiaB family protein kinase has protein sequence MDLFKLREEFSQEGIMMCFNGPFSHSIIEEIGTAIRNHLAAENIARMAVQDVFAVYIEMTQNARNYLVSRDIHTGDSGSATIIIAKQGESYAVTSGNLIRTEDIADLSARIDRINDLDRDGLKKEIRQQLRSEVPQGALGAGIGLMEIAKRAVAKLEYSIRNIDGQYAFFTLTVLV, from the coding sequence ATGGACCTCTTTAAACTCAGAGAGGAATTTTCCCAGGAAGGCATCATGATGTGTTTCAACGGGCCCTTTTCCCACAGCATCATCGAGGAGATCGGTACCGCAATCAGAAACCATCTGGCAGCGGAGAACATCGCCCGAATGGCGGTGCAGGACGTGTTCGCCGTCTACATCGAGATGACCCAGAACGCCCGGAATTACCTTGTGTCGCGGGATATTCATACCGGGGATTCCGGCTCGGCCACCATCATCATAGCCAAGCAGGGGGAGTCGTACGCCGTCACCTCCGGCAACCTGATCCGGACGGAAGACATCGCCGATCTCAGCGCGCGGATCGATCGCATTAATGACCTTGACCGCGACGGTCTGAAGAAAGAGATCCGGCAGCAGTTGCGCAGTGAGGTGCCGCAGGGAGCCCTGGGGGCGGGAATAGGACTGATGGAGATTGCCAAGCGGGCTGTCGCCAAGCTGGAATATTCCATTCGGAACATTGACGGACAATATGCCTTTTTTACGCTGACCGTCTTGGTGTAG
- a CDS encoding SiaC family regulatory phosphoprotein — translation MNTLDIPQSSSTPLIRFDAVERKIHMSGESYPENSFGFYAPVIAWTKEYLSGLNELHLDIDISYMNSSSTKCMLDLLDLLEDAHTKGARVAIIWRYDRQNPRSLDLAEEFQEEVSLPFSIVATDE, via the coding sequence ATGAATACGCTTGATATACCGCAGTCATCGTCAACGCCGCTGATCAGGTTCGACGCCGTTGAGCGGAAGATACATATGTCGGGGGAGTCCTACCCTGAGAATTCCTTCGGATTTTATGCTCCCGTCATCGCCTGGACGAAGGAATATCTATCCGGTTTGAACGAGCTTCATCTCGATATCGACATCAGCTACATGAACAGCAGCAGCACCAAGTGCATGCTTGACCTGCTCGACCTCCTGGAGGATGCCCATACCAAGGGCGCCAGGGTCGCCATTATCTGGCGCTATGACCGGCAAAATCCCCGTTCCCTCGATCTGGCGGAAGAGTTTCAGGAAGAGGTTTCCCTGCCGTTTTCCATTGTTGCCACCGACGAATAG
- a CDS encoding diguanylate cyclase yields MTRKRSNIPENDAALERAERTLSKLSSPSVDLAAEYGALADSYRGLLRKLNKTLVISDTYQMQLRELMKQIEDTTYKYRQLKDVALPLCVYCKNIRTDNDYWQRLETYFGTHADIMFSHGICPECIKATTRQLGTWQQRETFPDIPVTLESPVVPNAPKPAEDEVLKELHSLLQRSAADGNPLTPQLERVVGKHAKLLRRFNKIFTISDGYQSQLMDLKARLEFSARTDLLTGIANRWEIMARLESEKSRSERYKKNFSILIGDLDHFKEINDNHGHMAGDRVLKAVAEILRGQIRTEDFCGRWGGEEFLVILPETDLPKACSVAAKLLAKVRKTAVPWEGRRISTTMSMGIGVFRPGMSIDGCLKQVDDALFIAKSGGRDRFSMVAE; encoded by the coding sequence ATGACGCGCAAGAGATCGAACATTCCTGAGAACGATGCCGCTTTGGAGCGGGCTGAGCGGACACTTTCCAAACTCTCCTCCCCCTCGGTGGATCTTGCCGCCGAATATGGCGCCCTTGCCGACAGCTACCGGGGCTTGCTGCGGAAACTGAACAAGACGCTCGTCATCAGCGATACTTACCAGATGCAACTCCGGGAGTTGATGAAACAGATCGAGGATACCACCTACAAGTATCGTCAACTCAAGGATGTTGCCTTGCCGCTCTGCGTCTATTGTAAAAACATCCGTACCGACAATGATTATTGGCAGCGTCTTGAAACCTATTTCGGCACCCATGCGGACATCATGTTCAGTCACGGAATCTGCCCCGAATGCATCAAGGCCACCACCCGCCAACTGGGTACCTGGCAGCAAAGAGAGACCTTCCCGGACATCCCGGTGACCTTGGAATCGCCCGTTGTCCCGAATGCTCCGAAACCGGCTGAAGATGAAGTCCTCAAGGAGCTGCACAGCCTGCTTCAGCGGAGTGCCGCAGACGGCAATCCGCTCACGCCCCAGTTGGAGCGGGTTGTGGGCAAGCATGCCAAGCTCCTGCGGCGTTTCAACAAGATATTCACCATCAGTGACGGGTACCAGTCACAGCTCATGGACCTGAAGGCGCGGTTGGAATTCTCGGCCCGGACCGATCTCCTCACCGGCATTGCCAATCGATGGGAGATCATGGCCCGGCTGGAGTCGGAGAAGAGCCGATCCGAGAGATACAAAAAGAACTTTTCCATCCTGATCGGCGATCTTGATCATTTCAAGGAGATCAACGACAATCACGGACATATGGCCGGGGACCGTGTCCTCAAGGCGGTTGCCGAGATTTTGCGCGGGCAGATCCGCACAGAAGACTTCTGCGGCCGGTGGGGGGGCGAGGAGTTTCTGGTCATCCTCCCGGAAACCGATCTGCCAAAGGCTTGTTCGGTGGCCGCAAAACTCCTTGCCAAGGTGCGGAAAACGGCCGTGCCGTGGGAGGGGAGGAGGATATCGACGACCATGAGCATGGGGATCGGCGTATTCAGGCCGGGCATGAGCATCGACGGGTGTCTGAAACAGGTTGACGACGCCCTTTTCATCGCCAAGTCCGGAGGCCGCGACCGATTTAGCATGGTTGCTGAGTGA